In Bernardetia sp., the genomic window CAAATTATCATTTGGAAGAGCTACTGCAATTCCTACATTGATAGCCTTTTTCATTAAGATATTATCGCCATCTACCGAACAGTTGATTTTTGGAAAATCTTGAATAGCCTTTGCTACTGCCTCTACAAAAATAGGAGTAAAAGTAAGAGCCACACCATCACGTTCTTTCACAACTCTTTTCCACTTGTTTCTCCAGTTTACAAGGTTGGTAAGGTCTGCCTCAATGAAAGACGTTACATGTGGAGATGTGCGTTTTGATTCTACCATTCTTTGGGCAATCATCTTACGCATTCTGTCCATTTCTACTACCTCAATACCATTTCCATACGATTTTGAAGGTTGAAGCTGTGTAAGTGGTTGTTGTTTTGTCTCTTTTTTAGCCTGTACTGGAGCAGGAGCTTGTGTTTGCTGACTTCCTCCCTTGTTTCCATTTTGTCTGTTTTTCAAATATGTAAACATATCAGACTTGGTAACTCTTCCTTCTAAGCCTGTTCCCTCAATAGTTTCTAATTCTGACATTGAAATTTTTTCCTCTTTGGCAATAGACATCACTAAAGGAGAATAGAAACGTGTAGCTGTGGCAAAGTCATTTTGTTGATGAACTGCTCCATTCATTTGGCTACCACCATTTGAGGTTGCAGCTTCTAATGCTAGTTCTTTTTCTTCTACTTTTTCCTCTTTTTGTTGTGGAGCTGGGCTGCTTGGTGCATCTGCTGTTTCCTCTCCAACAGTCTCTATAATAGCAATCGGTGCGCCTACTTGTACAACTTCGCCTTCTTCTACCAAAATCTCTACTAATGTACCTGCGTGCGTAGCTGGTACTTCTGTATCTACTTTATCTGTTGCTACTTCCAAGACTGATTCATCTTGTTCGATTTCATCTCCTACTTCTTTGAGCCAAGTAAGGATTGTGCCTTCCATTACACTTTCGCCCATCTTGGGCATTACCATTTCTATTTTAGCCATAGTGATGTATATTTATGAGTTAGTTTCTTAGTTAGGTCTTGTTAAGTTTTATTGCTGATAAACACACCAACAATAGCAGAGATTGAGAGTTAAAATGCTCTTTACCACTTTTCTCATTCTAAAGAGTGAGCTACATTTTTACAAATTTACCAAAAAAATAGGATTAAAAAGAGTATTTTCAAAATTAGAGAGATTATTAGGCTTTTCTCTGCATTCAGATAACTAAATAACTGTAAATGAGTTTTTTTGTAGTAAAATATTTCACTTTGAAGTTTTTTCTATCAGCGGTTTGAACGTTCTTTAAGATATTTTTCTCTTGCTTTTTTTATTTCTTCATAGTCTTTCATCTGACAAATCCCTAACCATGAAGCTCCCATTGGTAATGTTGAAACTTTACCTTCCGAAACGTGTAGTTTATCAATTATCTTAGGAATCTCATTTTCAAAATCAAATATGCATAAGTGTTTATGTCCGTGGTCAAGAGTATCCATAGGAAACCAAGCTTCCCAAATAGCTTGAATCAAAGTAAACTTGGTATTTACAAAGTTTGAAGGATTTTTTATCTCAAAAATACAATCAAACTTCTTCGGAACAGCCAAATCTGCATAAGCATGCATAGTAAAAAGAGCTACTTGATTTTCTCTTCTTTTCCAGTTGATGTATTTCTTATATTCTGTTCCCTTGAGATGATCTTTAAGTCTTCTTGTGCTTGTATTTTGCCAAAAAGCTGTTAGTTCATCTGAAAATAACTCATCAGCAAATAAATATCTCTCTTCTACTGGACATTCTAGTTCTGCTCTCATTTTCTTATACAGTTTTTATTTTCAATGTAAACATAAAAAAAGACAACCCACTCAAAAGTAGATTGTCTATTCTTAATTTTAACATTGGTGATTACTTCACTCTATGCCAGTTTTGTGAACGCCCTACAAACGAAAAGCCGATATACCCTCTTACTTCCAACTTATCAGCAGAGAGTAATTTGATATTACAACTATATTCTTTACCACTTTCTGGGTCATAGATTTTGCCATCTTCCCACTTATCATCTCCATCGTTTTCCAGTCCGTACATAATTTCCATTCCGACTAGTTTCTTTCCTTTTCGTTTTCCTGTGCAGTTTTCACAGACTTTATTTTGGTCTGTTTCGGTTAAAAGTTCAGCAATTTTACCATGAATTTTTCCATTTACTTCGTAGATTTCAATAATAGATTTTGCTTTGCCTGTAGCGTCGTCAATAGTTTTCCATTTGCCTAATACCTTTGCATTGGGGCTGTCTTGTGGAACAAAAGCAGAAAAAAGAGCTATACAAAAGACTAAAAGGAAAAATTGTGTAGTGCGAATCATAGAAATAAGATTTGATATTTTTGAGAGAAAGTATTGTATAAAATAAGAAGCTGTTTAAAAATAGAGAAAATACAAATTATTTATGGTCTGCTCTAGCGAGACTGCCCTAATAGACCAAGGTCAGACCGATAAGTCAGTACCAACAATTGTATAAAACTACATTATTAAACAACTTTTAAATTTTCTGACACTTATACAAGTGTACAGTATATTGAAAGGACAAAATCTAATCCAAATAAGATTTTAGTTTAAAATATTTTCTAGTCTGG contains:
- a CDS encoding dihydrolipoamide acetyltransferase family protein, which gives rise to MAKIEMVMPKMGESVMEGTILTWLKEVGDEIEQDESVLEVATDKVDTEVPATHAGTLVEILVEEGEVVQVGAPIAIIETVGEETADAPSSPAPQQKEEKVEEKELALEAATSNGGSQMNGAVHQQNDFATATRFYSPLVMSIAKEEKISMSELETIEGTGLEGRVTKSDMFTYLKNRQNGNKGGSQQTQAPAPVQAKKETKQQPLTQLQPSKSYGNGIEVVEMDRMRKMIAQRMVESKRTSPHVTSFIEADLTNLVNWRNKWKRVVKERDGVALTFTPIFVEAVAKAIQDFPKINCSVDGDNILMKKAINVGIAVALPNDNLIVPVIHNTNELNLLGITRKVSELVEKARNNKLSPDDLSGGTYTLSNIGSFGNMLGTPIIMQPQVAIMSVGAIVKKPAVVETEQGDMIGIRHMMYLSHSYDHRVVDGALGGKFVRRVADYLENFDVTRTI
- a CDS encoding DUF2147 domain-containing protein, which produces MIRTTQFFLLVFCIALFSAFVPQDSPNAKVLGKWKTIDDATGKAKSIIEIYEVNGKIHGKIAELLTETDQNKVCENCTGKRKGKKLVGMEIMYGLENDGDDKWEDGKIYDPESGKEYSCNIKLLSADKLEVRGYIGFSFVGRSQNWHRVK